The Primulina huaijiensis isolate GDHJ02 chromosome 17, ASM1229523v2, whole genome shotgun sequence genome window below encodes:
- the LOC140963077 gene encoding digalactosyldiacylglycerol synthase 2, chloroplastic-like produces MDKKQHIVIFTTASLPWLTGTAVNPLFRAAYLAKNEERKVTLVIPWLKLKDQERVYPNKITFSSPSEQEAYVRQWLEERSGLVSSFTICFYPGKFSLHKRSILALGDITEVIPDEEADVAVLEEPEHLTWYHHGKRWKTKFRLVVGIVHTNYLEYVRREKNGQLQAFFLKYMNSWVVNIYCHRVIRLSAATQELPRSVVCNVHGVNPRFLDIGMKKKEQLHNGDHAFTKGVYYIGKMVWSKGYKELLKLLRDHQKELIGLEVDLYGSGEDSDQVQEAAKNLEIPVRVHPGCDHGDPLFHDYKVFLNPSTTDVVCTTTAEALAMGKIVVCANHPSNDFFKQFPNCRTYDDGEGFVRETLQALQDQPAPQTDAQRHELSWEAATDRFLNAAQLNNLLAKKITKTPSKLFMSTSMNMRSRLEDASTSVHLMGTAFFSTQPDEEQCKDVGLSVPSKKSTPSRKWVF; encoded by the exons ATGGATAAGAAGCAACATATAGTGATATTTACTACAGCTAGCCTTCCATGGCTAACTGGAACTGCTGTCAACCCTCTTTTTCGTGCAGCATATCTCGCTAAAAATGAGGAGAGAAAAGTTACTTTGGTGATTCCTTGGTTGAAATTGAAGGACCAAGAGCGCGTGTATCCAAACAAAATTACTTTTAGTTCTCCATCGGAACAGGAAGCCTATGTTCGCCAGTGGCTGGAAGAAAGGTCTGGATTGGTATCCAGTTTTACGATATGTTTCTATCCCGGGAAA TTTTCTCTACATAAACGGAGCATTCTTGCTTTGGGGGACATTACTGAAGTGATCCCAGATGAAGAGGCAGATGTCGCCGTCCTTGAAGAACCTGAGCATCTCACGTGGTATCATCATGGGAAAAGGTGGAAAACAAAATTTCGCTTGGTTGTTGGGATTGTTCACACTAATTATCTGGAATATGTGAGGAGAGAGAAGAATGGGCAACTGCAAGCTTTTTTCCTAAAATACATGAACAGTTGGGTTGTGAATATATATTGTCACAGG GTAATAAGATTATCAGCTGCCACCCAAGAACTTCCAAGGTCTGTAGTCTGCAATGTACATGGAGTAAACCCGAGATTTCTTGATATTGGCATGAAAAAGAAAGAGCAACTACATAACGGAGACCACGCCTTCACGAAAGGCGTTTACTACATCGGGAAGATGGTGTGGAGTAAAGGCTACAAGGAACTACTTAAACTTCTTCGTGATCACCAAAAAGAGCTAATTGGACTCGAGGTTGATTTATATGGTAGCGGGGAGGACTCTGATCAAGTTCAGGAAGCTGCTAAAAATTTGGAAATACCCGTCAGGGTTCATCCTGGGTGTGATCACGGCGATCCTTTATTTCATGA CTATAAGGTGTTCTTGAATCCTAGCACCACAGATGTAGTTTGCACAACCACAGCTGAAGCTTTGGCAATGGGCAAAATAGTCGTATGTGCCAATCATCCCTCGAATGATTTCTTCAAGCAGTTTCCAAATTGTCGAACATATGATGATGGGGAGGGGTTCGTTAGGGAAACACTCCAGGCGTTGCAAGATCAACCTGCTCCACAAACTGATGCTCAAAGGCATGAGCTCTCCTGGGAGGCGGCCACAGATCGATTCCTAAATGCTGCACAGCTCAACAACTTGCTtgcaaaaaaaatcacaaaaacacCCTCAAAGCTTTTCATGTCAACATCTATGAACATGAGGAGTCGTCTCGAAGATGCTTCCACCTCTGTTCATTTAATGGGAACTGCATTCTTTAGTACACAACCAGATGAAGAGCAATGCAAAGACGTTGGCTTATCTGTTCCTTCGAAAAAGTCAACTCCTTCGAGAAAATGGGTTTTCTAG